A stretch of the Methylacidiphilum caldifontis genome encodes the following:
- a CDS encoding SDR family oxidoreductase, which translates to MTPKSLSRKTAIIIGASSGIGYATALALASEGANIVVGARRIERLNNLVQKIESIGSAALAIRTNVRELNDVENLVLGAKKKFGGVDIFINSAGIMPLSLMRKMRVGEWLNTIDINLKGAIHGIAAILPTFLEQKYGHLVFVSSIASRKVFPGSTLYSASAAAIRTLAEGLRLELSSYDQIKICLVETGYVQTEIFDTIEDEEIKRSLLTELDHFPLLKPEEVASAILYALLQPLHVDINEIVIRPTTETI; encoded by the coding sequence ATGACTCCTAAATCACTGAGTAGAAAAACAGCGATTATAATAGGAGCTTCAAGTGGAATCGGTTATGCCACGGCTCTTGCCCTTGCCAGTGAAGGAGCGAACATCGTAGTGGGCGCTCGCAGGATAGAACGGTTGAATAATCTTGTACAAAAAATAGAATCGATTGGATCGGCTGCATTAGCGATCCGCACTAACGTCAGAGAACTCAACGATGTTGAAAATCTTGTTTTGGGAGCTAAAAAAAAGTTTGGTGGTGTGGATATCTTTATTAATAGTGCGGGAATAATGCCCCTTTCTCTGATGAGAAAAATGAGAGTGGGCGAATGGCTCAATACTATTGATATTAACCTTAAAGGAGCCATTCATGGGATAGCAGCAATACTGCCTACCTTTCTTGAGCAAAAATACGGTCATCTCGTCTTTGTTTCCAGCATCGCTTCTCGAAAAGTTTTCCCGGGTTCAACTCTATATTCAGCTTCAGCAGCAGCCATTCGGACCCTAGCCGAAGGATTAAGATTGGAACTTTCCTCCTATGATCAAATAAAAATTTGCCTTGTGGAAACAGGCTATGTACAAACCGAGATTTTTGACACGATTGAAGATGAGGAAATTAAAAGATCACTCCTTACTGAGCTTGATCATTTTCCTTTGCTTAAGCCCGAAGAAGTTGCCTCGGCTATCCTCTATGCTCTTCTTCAGCCTTTACACGTCGACATTAATGAAATAGTGATTAGGCCAACTACAGAAACTATTTAA
- a CDS encoding 6TM ABC transporter family protein, producing MDNKKNSKSNPKVRLDEARARFIESVKRVSDNLSKENTLLISLIVGIAVGLLLYSLRWFLSKVTRMGFFYYILQQVWKMVWKNIQKEFTKDQSTEGKAKDSADIENPPSKK from the coding sequence ATGGATAATAAGAAAAATAGCAAATCGAATCCTAAAGTAAGACTTGATGAAGCGCGGGCTCGCTTCATTGAATCGGTGAAGCGGGTCAGTGATAATCTTTCAAAGGAAAACACCCTTCTTATCAGCTTAATTGTAGGAATAGCTGTAGGTCTGCTTCTTTATTCCCTTCGATGGTTTCTTTCCAAAGTGACTCGGATGGGGTTCTTTTATTACATCTTGCAACAAGTATGGAAAATGGTATGGAAAAACATCCAAAAGGAGTTTACCAAGGATCAATCTACCGAGGGAAAAGCCAAAGATTCTGCTGATATTGAAAATCCTCCTTCAAAAAAATAA
- a CDS encoding GNAT family N-acetyltransferase, with the protein MDNLVIREATPKDLPLLYSLFKMVIEEQNSYPFSLPFSYEDFIHFWHIPTPSWKFCACVEDIITGGYILKPNFIGLGDHIANAAFFVAPPFRKQGIGESMGWHAIKKAKELKFLALQFNYVVSTNYPAINLWLKLGFKIVGTVPKAFRHPKKGFTDVYVMFKEIE; encoded by the coding sequence ATGGACAATCTTGTCATTAGAGAAGCCACCCCAAAAGATCTTCCCCTCTTATATTCTCTTTTCAAGATGGTTATTGAAGAACAAAACTCCTATCCTTTCAGCCTTCCTTTTTCTTATGAAGATTTTATCCACTTTTGGCATATCCCTACACCCTCTTGGAAATTCTGTGCTTGTGTCGAAGATATAATCACAGGGGGCTACATTCTCAAACCGAATTTTATAGGCCTAGGTGATCATATCGCCAATGCCGCTTTTTTTGTTGCCCCTCCCTTTCGTAAGCAGGGCATTGGAGAAAGCATGGGATGGCATGCGATAAAAAAAGCAAAAGAATTAAAATTTCTCGCTCTACAATTTAATTATGTTGTTAGCACAAATTACCCGGCAATTAACCTATGGCTTAAACTGGGTTTTAAAATAGTTGGGACCGTTCCCAAAGCTTTTCGTCACCCTAAAAAGGGTTTTACCGATGTTTATGTCATGTTTAAAGAAATCGAATAA